The following proteins are co-located in the Microbacterium immunditiarum genome:
- a CDS encoding DivIVA domain-containing protein: MSDQQVPGRQAGGDEASPFDELIGGDTVPATGASFTTVFRGYDKDEVDAAVARLTARLRAGGDEIAFLEERYRRVTDAANSQSREAVEQLEAEYEARLEEAENRARDALERMKAALTTANARALKAEQRLQSEVASATSDTRETVQRLEAELTAANARAAKAEQRVATLTEELVENGNASDRPQFEEILRVAEEQASQIIRNASVQADRLLEAAREEVVNRRREVQAEADGIRAQAESDAHQARLRIETELMAHQARLERESAHAAEKVSQAEQEAAAIRSEAEKGAAALRSMVARETSQMRAEAEEAVRELRMRALEFEESLTRRQDDAQQEFLMLHNQAVAHAERITQDANEQVAASLEHAQRVAGKADDFDRLMRAQAQQLEADANLRARDVLDRARAKAERIIETVTAHSQAVLRDAEDRTRQLRWQQHQLMSFMSEVKELIRPDMPIGDVAVVDLEPADGGSTEGEAAPFGEARAAGAAEAPEAAESHEAPQDEARDGEPEDAEETRSEAESPEEQRPEGRFHEGEVSEGEGENSADEGAEVARFAHHEGEHAEGEQPHDHDGGEPREDDRDETAA, translated from the coding sequence ATGTCGGATCAGCAGGTGCCGGGCCGTCAGGCCGGCGGCGACGAGGCGAGCCCGTTCGACGAGCTCATCGGCGGTGACACCGTGCCCGCCACGGGAGCGTCGTTCACGACGGTGTTCCGAGGTTACGACAAGGACGAGGTCGATGCCGCGGTCGCCCGGCTCACGGCGCGTCTGCGCGCAGGCGGCGACGAGATCGCATTCCTCGAGGAGCGCTACCGCCGCGTGACCGACGCGGCGAACTCGCAGAGCCGCGAGGCCGTCGAGCAGCTCGAGGCCGAGTACGAGGCGCGTCTCGAAGAGGCCGAGAATCGCGCGCGAGACGCGCTCGAGAGGATGAAGGCCGCGCTCACCACCGCGAACGCGCGGGCGCTCAAGGCCGAGCAGCGCCTGCAGTCCGAGGTCGCGAGCGCGACGAGCGACACGCGCGAGACCGTCCAGCGGCTCGAGGCCGAGCTCACCGCCGCGAACGCTCGCGCCGCGAAGGCCGAGCAGCGGGTCGCGACGCTCACCGAGGAGCTCGTCGAGAACGGCAACGCGTCCGACCGCCCGCAGTTCGAGGAGATCCTGCGCGTCGCCGAAGAGCAGGCGAGCCAGATCATCCGCAACGCGAGCGTCCAGGCCGACCGCCTGCTCGAGGCAGCCCGCGAAGAGGTCGTCAACCGTCGTCGCGAGGTCCAGGCCGAGGCCGACGGCATCCGCGCGCAGGCCGAGAGCGACGCGCACCAGGCCCGCCTGCGCATCGAGACCGAGCTCATGGCGCACCAGGCGCGCCTCGAGCGCGAGTCCGCGCACGCGGCCGAGAAGGTGTCGCAGGCCGAGCAGGAGGCCGCGGCGATCCGCAGCGAGGCCGAGAAGGGCGCCGCCGCGCTCCGCTCGATGGTCGCGCGCGAGACGTCGCAGATGCGCGCCGAGGCCGAAGAGGCCGTGCGCGAGCTCAGGATGCGCGCGCTCGAGTTCGAGGAGTCGCTCACGCGGCGCCAGGACGACGCGCAGCAGGAGTTCCTCATGCTCCACAACCAGGCGGTCGCCCATGCCGAGCGCATCACGCAGGACGCGAACGAGCAGGTCGCCGCATCGCTCGAGCACGCGCAGCGCGTCGCCGGCAAGGCTGACGACTTCGACCGGCTCATGCGCGCCCAGGCCCAGCAGCTCGAGGCCGATGCGAACCTGCGCGCTCGCGACGTGCTCGACCGTGCGCGGGCCAAGGCGGAGCGCATCATCGAGACCGTCACGGCGCACTCGCAGGCCGTGCTCCGCGACGCCGAGGACCGCACGCGCCAGCTCCGCTGGCAGCAGCATCAGCTCATGAGCTTCATGTCCGAGGTCAAGGAGCTCATCCGTCCCGACATGCCGATCGGCGACGTCGCCGTCGTCGACCTCGAGCCGGCCGACGGCGGGTCGACCGAAGGGGAGGCCGCGCCGTTCGGCGAGGCGCGCGCGGCAGGTGCCGCCGAGGCGCCGGAGGCTGCCGAATCGCACGAGGCGCCGCAGGACGAGGCCCGCGACGGCGAGCCCGAGGACGCCGAGGAGACGCGGTCCGAAGCCGAGTCCCCCGAGGAGCAGCGCCCCGAGGGCCGGTTCCACGAGGGCGAGGTCTCCGAGGGCGAAGGCGAGAACTCCGCGGATGAGGGCGCCGAGGTCGCGCGGTTCGCGCACCACGAGGGCGAGCACGCCGAGGGCGAGCAGCCGCACGACCACGACGGCGGCGAGCCCCGCGAGGACGACCGCGACGAGACGGCCGCCTGA
- a CDS encoding NUDIX hydrolase family protein: protein MAVRTPDPEPAGDDPFGPPSGNVSNPAWLSEIELAEARRRLPMLYVEAVPVRTDGMGQVVEVGILLRATPVGEITRTIVSGRVRYGETIRDALFRHLENDLGPMAFPLLPPQPVPFTVAEYFPLPGVSPFHDDRQHAVSLAFVVPVTGTCEPRQDALEVTWLTPEEASSDALAAEMEGGRGTLVRLALASVGALR from the coding sequence ATGGCCGTGCGAACACCCGACCCCGAACCCGCGGGCGACGATCCGTTCGGACCGCCCTCGGGGAACGTCTCGAACCCGGCGTGGCTGAGCGAGATCGAGCTCGCCGAGGCGCGCCGGCGACTGCCGATGCTCTACGTCGAGGCCGTCCCCGTCCGGACGGACGGCATGGGCCAGGTCGTCGAAGTGGGCATCCTCCTTCGCGCCACGCCCGTCGGCGAGATCACGCGCACGATCGTGTCGGGACGCGTCCGCTACGGCGAGACCATCCGCGACGCGCTCTTCCGGCACCTCGAGAACGACCTCGGGCCGATGGCCTTCCCGCTGCTGCCGCCTCAGCCCGTGCCGTTCACCGTCGCCGAGTACTTCCCGCTGCCCGGCGTGAGCCCCTTCCACGACGACCGTCAGCACGCCGTGTCGCTCGCGTTCGTGGTGCCCGTGACGGGCACGTGCGAGCCGCGCCAGGACGCACTCGAGGTCACGTGGCTGACGCCCGAGGAGGCGTCGTCCGACGCGCTCGCCGCCGAGATGGAGGGCGGTCGGGGCACACTCGTGAGGCTCGCGCTGGCGAGCGTCGGCGCGCTCCGCTGA
- a CDS encoding alpha/beta hydrolase, translating into MPESLILDADAALWSVEPADVAGRHLLLLLHGYGADEHDLYGLRAYLPETLAVVSLAAPLTPPWPMPGRSWYPIDGLDGRDPSHVTAAAQAVIEWVDAHAPGAASVGLLGFSQGGAVSLQALRLEPRRFAYAVNLSGYVTPGGLPRDAELAEAKPPVFWGRGTHDDVIPAALVEHTTQWLPDHVDLSGRVYPGLTHSVSEQELADVHVFLEKRLTDAAPPPSSDDAGDRP; encoded by the coding sequence ATGCCCGAGTCGCTCATCCTCGACGCAGACGCGGCGCTGTGGTCGGTCGAGCCCGCCGACGTCGCAGGAAGGCACCTGCTGCTCCTCCTCCACGGCTACGGCGCCGACGAGCACGACCTCTACGGACTGCGCGCGTACCTCCCCGAGACGCTCGCGGTCGTGAGCCTCGCGGCCCCTCTCACGCCGCCGTGGCCCATGCCGGGGCGGTCGTGGTACCCGATCGACGGGTTGGACGGGCGCGACCCCTCGCACGTCACTGCCGCGGCTCAGGCCGTGATCGAGTGGGTCGACGCACATGCGCCGGGCGCGGCATCCGTCGGTCTCCTCGGGTTCTCGCAAGGCGGTGCGGTGTCGCTGCAGGCCCTGCGACTCGAACCCCGGCGCTTCGCGTACGCGGTGAACCTCAGCGGCTACGTGACGCCGGGCGGCCTGCCGCGAGACGCCGAGCTCGCCGAAGCCAAGCCGCCCGTGTTCTGGGGACGCGGCACGCACGACGATGTGATCCCCGCGGCGCTCGTCGAGCACACGACGCAGTGGCTGCCCGATCACGTCGACCTGAGCGGGCGCGTCTACCCCGGCCTGACCCACAGCGTGTCCGAGCAGGAACTGGCCGATGTGCACGTCTTCCTCGAGAAGAGACTGACGGATGCCGCGCCCCCGCCCTCATCGGACGACGCGGGCGACCGGCCCTGA
- a CDS encoding 1-phosphofructokinase family hexose kinase: MADPARAHDPILTVTPNPALDVSTSTPRVIPEEKLRCGPTRLDPGGGGINVSRVVRNLGGRSTALYTAGGPTGHAYRELLEREGIMGRVVRVRGSTRESFTVDETSTGEQFRFVLQGPQLSEPEWRALLSAVVDDLPVGGYLVASGSLPPGIPVDFYGRLARIARDHGSRCIVDASDAALNAALDEGVFLVKPSRHELAELVGAPVGDDAQLEEAARALIAAGRTEIVALTLGGAGAVLVTADDTWRLPTPKVAVQSTVGAGDSFLGAFVLRLAEGRTPRAAFRTAVAAGSATAALPATALCGADEVADLESQLPPA, encoded by the coding sequence ATGGCCGACCCCGCGCGAGCCCATGATCCGATCCTGACGGTGACGCCCAACCCGGCGCTGGATGTGAGCACGTCGACCCCTCGGGTGATCCCCGAGGAGAAGCTGCGGTGCGGGCCGACGCGCCTGGACCCGGGCGGCGGCGGCATCAACGTGTCGCGGGTCGTGCGCAACCTCGGCGGCCGGTCGACCGCCCTCTACACCGCCGGCGGACCGACGGGCCACGCGTATCGCGAGCTGCTCGAACGCGAGGGGATCATGGGCCGGGTCGTCCGGGTCAGGGGCAGCACGCGCGAGAGCTTCACGGTCGACGAGACGTCGACCGGCGAGCAGTTCCGCTTCGTGCTGCAGGGGCCGCAGCTGTCCGAGCCGGAGTGGCGCGCACTTCTCTCGGCCGTCGTCGACGACCTCCCCGTCGGCGGCTATCTCGTCGCGAGCGGCAGCCTGCCGCCCGGGATCCCCGTCGACTTCTACGGGCGGCTGGCCCGCATCGCCCGCGATCACGGATCGCGGTGCATCGTCGACGCATCGGATGCCGCGCTGAACGCCGCCCTCGACGAAGGCGTGTTCCTCGTGAAGCCCAGTCGCCACGAGCTCGCCGAGCTCGTGGGCGCTCCCGTCGGCGACGACGCGCAGCTCGAGGAGGCCGCGCGGGCGCTCATCGCGGCGGGGCGCACCGAGATCGTCGCGCTCACGCTCGGCGGCGCGGGTGCCGTGCTCGTGACCGCCGACGACACGTGGCGGCTGCCGACTCCGAAGGTCGCCGTCCAGAGCACCGTCGGCGCGGGAGACAGCTTCCTGGGGGCGTTCGTGCTGCGCCTCGCCGAAGGCCGCACGCCGCGCGCGGCGTTCCGCACCGCCGTCGCGGCGGGCTCGGCGACCGCCGCGCTCCCGGCGACGGCACTGTGCGGCGCCGACGAAGTCGCGGACCTCGAGTCGCAGCTGCCGCCGGCGTGA
- a CDS encoding ABC-F family ATP-binding cassette domain-containing protein, which translates to MSTHTLTPSVVLDRVSFTWPDGTAALTDVTGAFGSRRTGLVGRNGAGKSTLLQLIAGEIAPTSGRLDAVADAASLPQRLTLEVDRPVADVLGIGDALRALRAIESGDPDPRHFDAVGADWDVEARAHAALAEAGLAPEMLDRRVGELSGGEAVLTAIAGIRLGSAGERAPIALLDEPTNNLDRNARTRLYDMVRSWRGTLIVVSHDVALLDLMDETAELYANELSVFGGPYSEWRAWLDTEQDAARQAERSAAQALRREKRQRIEAETTIARRRQMGQKAFDEKRVPKIVMNARKRAAQVSAGKLRGEKADREATAREALDAAERRVRDEAIVKIDLPDPGVPAGRRIATISDAHHAWIVQGPERVALIGPNGVGKTTLLERLVGGTGVEVNPSGSIGDSGAEAGAEARFSPALSRAVAHTDRIGYLPQRIDGLDDRSSVLENVSAVAQSIGIAELRNRLARFLIRGSTVERPVGTLSGGERFRVALARLLLADPPPQLLVLDEPTNNLDLDTVDQLVGALAAYRGAVLVVSHDDVFLERLGVDLVLELAPDGTLTER; encoded by the coding sequence ATGTCCACCCATACCCTCACACCCTCCGTCGTGCTCGACCGCGTGTCGTTCACGTGGCCCGACGGCACCGCCGCCCTCACGGACGTCACGGGCGCGTTCGGCTCTCGACGCACCGGCCTCGTCGGCCGCAACGGCGCCGGGAAGTCCACGCTGCTGCAGCTCATCGCGGGCGAGATCGCACCGACGTCGGGTCGCCTCGACGCGGTGGCGGATGCCGCGTCCCTGCCGCAGCGCCTGACGCTCGAAGTCGACCGCCCCGTGGCGGACGTGCTCGGGATCGGCGACGCCCTGCGCGCGCTCCGCGCGATCGAGTCCGGAGACCCCGACCCGCGTCACTTCGACGCGGTCGGCGCCGACTGGGACGTCGAAGCGCGGGCGCACGCCGCCCTCGCCGAGGCTGGTCTCGCGCCCGAGATGCTCGACCGCCGCGTCGGCGAGCTCTCGGGAGGCGAGGCCGTGCTCACGGCGATCGCGGGCATCCGCCTGGGGTCCGCCGGCGAGCGCGCGCCCATCGCGCTGCTCGACGAGCCGACGAACAACCTCGACCGGAACGCGCGCACACGCCTGTACGACATGGTGCGCTCGTGGCGGGGCACGCTCATCGTGGTCAGCCACGATGTCGCGCTGCTCGACCTCATGGACGAGACCGCGGAGCTCTACGCGAACGAGCTGTCGGTCTTCGGCGGCCCGTACTCCGAGTGGAGGGCGTGGCTCGACACCGAGCAGGACGCCGCCCGGCAGGCCGAGCGCTCCGCCGCCCAGGCGCTGCGGCGCGAGAAGCGCCAGCGCATCGAGGCCGAGACCACGATCGCCCGCCGCAGGCAGATGGGCCAGAAGGCGTTCGATGAGAAGCGCGTGCCGAAGATCGTCATGAACGCCCGCAAGCGCGCCGCCCAGGTGTCGGCCGGCAAGCTCCGCGGCGAGAAGGCCGATCGTGAGGCGACCGCTCGCGAGGCGCTCGACGCCGCCGAGCGTCGCGTGCGCGATGAAGCGATCGTCAAGATCGACCTGCCCGACCCGGGTGTGCCCGCGGGACGCCGCATCGCGACGATCAGCGACGCGCACCACGCGTGGATCGTCCAGGGGCCCGAGCGCGTGGCGCTCATCGGCCCCAACGGCGTCGGCAAGACGACGTTGTTGGAGCGGCTCGTCGGCGGCACCGGCGTCGAGGTGAATCCGTCGGGCTCGATCGGCGACTCGGGCGCTGAAGCCGGAGCTGAAGCCCGGTTCAGCCCGGCGCTTTCACGCGCCGTTGCGCATACCGACCGCATCGGCTACCTGCCGCAGCGCATCGACGGGCTCGACGATCGGTCATCCGTGCTCGAGAACGTCTCGGCCGTCGCGCAGAGCATCGGCATCGCCGAGCTGCGCAACCGCCTCGCACGGTTCCTGATCAGGGGCTCGACGGTCGAACGACCGGTCGGGACGCTGTCGGGCGGCGAGCGGTTCCGTGTGGCGCTGGCGCGGCTCCTGCTGGCCGATCCGCCTCCGCAGCTGCTCGTGCTGGACGAGCCGACGAACAACCTCGACCTCGACACGGTCGACCAGCTCGTCGGCGCCCTGGCCGCCTACCGCGGCGCCGTCCTCGTGGTGAGCCACGACGACGTGTTCCTCGAGCGGCTCGGGGTCGACCTCGTGCTGGAGCTCGCGCCCGACGGAACGCTCACCGAGAGGTGA
- a CDS encoding GreA/GreB family elongation factor, whose translation MSNVTDPVWMTPATLASLEEELAELVSQPDADQARVIELRELIRRAEVGPKPDDGLVEPGMIVSVRFEADGSVEKFLLGSRDVVRNDAAVDLDVYSPTSPLGAAISGRYVGDAVTYATPSGTKLQVMILEAHPFG comes from the coding sequence ATGAGCAACGTGACGGATCCCGTCTGGATGACCCCCGCGACGCTGGCGTCGCTCGAAGAGGAGCTCGCCGAGCTCGTCTCGCAGCCCGACGCCGACCAGGCGCGCGTCATCGAGCTTCGCGAGCTCATCCGGCGCGCCGAGGTCGGCCCGAAGCCCGACGACGGTCTCGTCGAGCCGGGCATGATCGTGAGCGTCCGCTTCGAGGCCGACGGATCGGTCGAGAAGTTCCTCCTCGGCAGCCGCGACGTCGTGCGAAACGACGCCGCGGTCGACCTCGACGTGTACTCGCCCACCTCGCCGCTCGGCGCCGCGATCAGCGGCCGGTATGTCGGCGACGCGGTCACCTACGCGACGCCTTCGGGCACGAAGCTCCAGGTGATGATCCTCGAGGCGCATCCGTTCGGCTGA
- a CDS encoding DUF1801 domain-containing protein — protein sequence MAEIKTKPTDADVRAFLDGVTPAKRREDGLVLAELFREVTGEDPVMWGPSMVGYGTYRYVSRADPRTRGDWPKTAFSPRKAQLSLYGLKDLPEGAALLPELGTYTEGAGCVYVKKLEDVDLDVLRRLIAIAWSREDDPLPGR from the coding sequence ATGGCCGAGATCAAGACGAAGCCCACGGATGCCGACGTCCGCGCGTTCCTCGACGGTGTGACTCCGGCGAAGCGGCGTGAGGACGGACTCGTGCTCGCGGAGCTCTTCCGCGAGGTGACGGGGGAGGATCCCGTCATGTGGGGGCCGTCGATGGTGGGCTACGGAACCTACCGGTACGTGTCGCGCGCCGATCCGCGCACCCGCGGCGACTGGCCCAAGACGGCCTTCTCGCCCCGCAAGGCGCAGCTGTCGCTGTACGGGCTGAAGGATCTGCCGGAGGGCGCCGCGCTCCTCCCCGAGCTCGGCACGTACACCGAGGGCGCGGGGTGCGTGTACGTCAAGAAGCTCGAAGACGTCGATCTCGACGTGCTGCGCCGGCTCATCGCGATCGCGTGGTCGCGCGAGGACGACCCCCTGCCTGGGCGGTAG